The following are encoded in a window of Thermogemmatispora onikobensis genomic DNA:
- a CDS encoding GTPase, with the protein TKKNIVEQLLPRAFRKSERPKSVRELGLNVLKNLPANLALMQAFMRAVNWKQAHEEVMAGLSNTVVLVGRPNSGKSTLFNKIMGKNISLVSPEAGTTQALVPAEFGPFTLIDTPGHLPDITRGALEQASVIVLLLDGVRGLQAEDRALYNDVKALNKPTVIAVNKIDALPAGSDGDRLATEIAVRLGVAGVIPISAQNGQNIAEELIPAIIEASPEAALVIGRELPAFRRSAAQRIIRNATLLSLAAGLEPVPFIDIPIILGTQVRLVLRLAALYGEPLSSSEATRHARELILTMIGGAGLRYLAEQVAKVVPVGGDLVAGAIAAAGTWAIGQVALEYYDSGKQLTPRRLQQLYRRFYRRFRQERTIEELQRYAREERDERLLPGGGEPAPSGAGSEPGRAE; encoded by the coding sequence GCTCATGCAGGCTTTCATGCGGGCGGTCAATTGGAAGCAGGCCCATGAGGAAGTGATGGCTGGCCTCAGCAACACGGTGGTCCTTGTCGGGCGGCCCAACTCTGGCAAAAGCACCCTCTTCAACAAGATCATGGGAAAGAACATCTCCCTGGTATCGCCCGAGGCAGGTACCACTCAGGCACTGGTGCCTGCCGAATTTGGTCCGTTCACACTCATTGATACCCCTGGCCATCTCCCTGACATTACCAGGGGAGCGCTGGAGCAGGCGAGTGTGATTGTGCTCTTGCTGGATGGTGTACGAGGGCTGCAGGCAGAGGACCGTGCGCTCTACAACGACGTGAAAGCCTTGAACAAGCCCACGGTGATCGCGGTGAACAAGATCGATGCCTTACCAGCGGGATCAGATGGTGATCGTCTGGCGACCGAGATCGCCGTGCGCCTGGGAGTAGCTGGGGTTATTCCGATCTCGGCCCAGAACGGCCAAAACATTGCCGAGGAGCTGATTCCGGCCATCATTGAAGCCAGCCCCGAGGCCGCTCTAGTTATTGGGAGGGAGCTGCCAGCCTTTCGCCGCAGCGCGGCGCAGCGCATCATTCGCAACGCCACGCTCCTCAGCCTGGCTGCTGGTCTGGAGCCGGTCCCTTTCATTGATATTCCCATTATCCTGGGAACCCAGGTGCGTCTGGTACTGCGCCTGGCCGCTCTCTATGGAGAGCCTCTCTCTTCCAGCGAAGCGACGCGGCATGCACGCGAGCTGATTCTGACAATGATAGGCGGAGCGGGCCTGCGCTACCTGGCGGAGCAAGTAGCCAAAGTAGTGCCTGTAGGGGGTGATCTGGTAGCTGGTGCCATTGCGGCTGCCGGAACATGGGCCATCGGTCAGGTAGCGCTGGAATACTATGACAGCGGCAAGCAGCTCACGCCCCGGCGGCTCCAACAGCTCTACCGTCGGTTCTATCGGCGCTTCCGTCAAGAGAGGACCATTGAGGAGCTGCAGCGCTATGCCCGCGAAGAAAGAGATGAGCGGCTTTTGCCAGGGGGGGGAGAGCCAGCGCCCTCCGGAGCGGGGTCAGAGCCAGGTCGAGCTGAGTAA